A single region of the Syntrophotaleaceae bacterium genome encodes:
- a CDS encoding DUF4197 domain-containing protein: MNSSEQNSICKWKTFCLPTLLVVALILCGCTETDWQQMNQVFSQINNGNQGGSTLSLSEIDAGLREALRIGTERVVGQLGQKDGFNTDPAIRIPLPDKLAAVQTTFGKFGLEGLFDDLELRLNRAAEAATPKAKALFWEAVREMTMQDVQAIFKGPEDAATRYFERKMSPELATAMRPVVDESLNQVGAVRVYNQTVAQVKAIPYAPEIKTDLTGYVVDKGMAGIFHYLAQEEAAIRKNPAKRTTELLKRVFGATGR, from the coding sequence GTGAATTCGAGTGAACAAAATTCGATTTGTAAATGGAAAACATTCTGTCTTCCGACCCTTCTGGTTGTCGCTCTGATCCTCTGCGGCTGTACCGAGACCGACTGGCAGCAGATGAACCAGGTCTTCAGTCAGATCAATAACGGGAATCAAGGCGGCAGCACTCTATCCCTCAGTGAAATCGACGCCGGCCTCAGGGAGGCCTTGCGGATCGGGACCGAGAGGGTGGTTGGGCAACTGGGACAAAAGGATGGTTTCAACACCGATCCGGCTATCCGCATCCCGCTTCCCGACAAGCTGGCCGCTGTTCAGACCACTTTCGGCAAATTCGGCCTGGAAGGTCTTTTCGACGATCTCGAACTGCGCCTGAATCGAGCGGCGGAGGCGGCCACCCCGAAGGCCAAGGCACTTTTCTGGGAGGCTGTGCGGGAGATGACCATGCAGGATGTTCAAGCCATTTTCAAAGGTCCCGAAGATGCCGCCACACGCTATTTTGAGCGCAAAATGAGCCCCGAACTTGCGACCGCCATGCGTCCCGTCGTCGACGAGAGTCTCAACCAGGTCGGTGCGGTGCGGGTCTACAACCAGACAGTCGCTCAGGTGAAGGCCATTCCCTATGCTCCGGAGATAAAAACCGACCTGACCGGCTACGTGGTTGACAAGGGGATGGCCGGGATCTTCCATTACCTGGCGCAGGAAGAGGCCGCCATCCGCAAAAACCCCGCCAAGCGGACCACTGAACTGTTGAAGCGGGTTTTCGGGGCGACCGGTCGTTGA
- a CDS encoding carboxy terminal-processing peptidase produces MIRYFTTSVILLLVFILGSSSAQVSRNFLDFQTKREHLLAYLVRQQLAANHFSHKEFDDSLSRAAFTLYVKQLDSQKRFLLAEDVRALEKYARLIDDEMISGYIEFPRASKKLLERRVGEVQKMFLEIMDKGFDFSQQEDLETDPEKLVYCRNQDELYERWRKILKYQVLWRYLDLQEAAQKKPMPEKRTVESTKALPAGQIDKQLLEEATEKIRVSTRQLFDRLLTVGEQDYLDRYFDAVCRAFDPHTNYLPPEENEDFQISMKGSLEGIGATLREEDGFIKVVSIVPGSPAFREGQLHAEDIILKVAEGDAEPVDVTDARLRDAVRLIRGKKGTSVKLTVRRPEGTELVIAIIRDVVQIEETFVKATVMEPVDGQKGRFGYLKIPTFYRDFSEEGQEDGVRNSTDDTRKALQELARQKIDGIVVDLRNNGGGSLVDAVQIAGLFIPQGPIVQVKNSNGELDILRDKDSAVYYDGPVVVLVNRFSASASEILAGALQDYRRAVVLGSERTHGKGTVQTIINLNRALTGGELERYKPLGAMKITIQKFYRISGQSTQMEGVVPDIVLPDPLGYLKSGERYAEYALAWDSVSRAEYKPWSLHPEVVESLRAHSRKRLSADPRYLRIAEQASHNENRSQKSRYPLVPDGLRRELDELKALREEAAVEPEDSEGKAADPASWKKDLVDDFTVTEAVRILGDLLDFEKELIQPRQEVAGTVSPS; encoded by the coding sequence TTGATCCGTTATTTCACAACCAGTGTCATTCTGCTGCTCGTTTTCATCCTTGGCTCGAGTTCCGCCCAGGTTTCCAGAAACTTTCTCGATTTCCAGACCAAACGGGAGCATCTGCTGGCATACCTGGTCCGCCAGCAACTGGCCGCAAATCATTTCAGCCACAAGGAGTTCGATGACTCGCTTTCGCGGGCGGCCTTCACTCTCTATGTCAAACAGCTGGATTCGCAGAAGCGCTTCCTGCTGGCGGAAGACGTGCGGGCTCTGGAAAAGTATGCCCGTCTGATCGATGATGAAATGATCAGCGGGTATATCGAGTTCCCGCGCGCCTCAAAAAAGCTGCTGGAACGCAGGGTCGGCGAAGTCCAGAAGATGTTTCTTGAAATCATGGACAAGGGTTTTGATTTTTCCCAGCAGGAGGATCTGGAAACCGACCCCGAAAAGCTGGTTTATTGCCGCAATCAGGACGAGCTTTATGAGCGTTGGCGGAAGATCCTGAAATACCAGGTACTGTGGCGGTATCTGGATCTGCAGGAGGCAGCCCAAAAGAAGCCGATGCCGGAAAAACGTACTGTCGAGTCGACCAAGGCATTGCCGGCCGGGCAGATCGACAAGCAACTACTCGAGGAGGCCACGGAAAAGATACGGGTGTCCACCCGCCAGCTTTTCGATCGACTGCTGACAGTGGGGGAGCAGGACTATCTCGATCGTTATTTCGATGCGGTCTGTCGTGCTTTCGATCCCCATACCAACTATCTTCCTCCCGAAGAGAACGAGGATTTCCAGATCAGTATGAAGGGATCCCTGGAGGGGATCGGTGCCACCCTGCGTGAGGAGGACGGTTTCATCAAGGTGGTTTCCATCGTCCCGGGAAGCCCGGCCTTCCGGGAAGGGCAACTCCATGCCGAGGACATCATTTTGAAGGTGGCCGAAGGGGATGCCGAGCCGGTTGACGTCACCGATGCCCGGCTGCGGGATGCGGTCAGGCTTATACGGGGTAAAAAGGGAACCAGCGTCAAGTTGACCGTGCGCAGGCCGGAAGGTACCGAACTGGTGATTGCCATCATCCGCGATGTGGTCCAGATCGAGGAGACTTTTGTCAAGGCGACTGTGATGGAACCGGTCGACGGACAAAAGGGGCGTTTCGGCTATCTGAAGATACCGACCTTCTATCGAGATTTCAGCGAGGAGGGGCAGGAGGACGGGGTGCGCAATTCCACGGATGATACCCGCAAAGCCCTGCAGGAGCTGGCCCGGCAGAAAATCGATGGTATTGTGGTTGACCTGCGTAACAACGGCGGCGGATCGCTGGTGGATGCGGTCCAGATCGCAGGGCTGTTCATACCCCAGGGACCCATCGTCCAGGTAAAGAACAGCAACGGCGAACTGGATATCCTGCGGGATAAGGATTCAGCCGTTTACTACGACGGCCCTGTGGTTGTGCTGGTCAACCGGTTCAGTGCTTCCGCTTCTGAAATTTTGGCGGGTGCCCTGCAGGATTACCGGCGGGCCGTGGTGCTTGGCAGTGAGCGAACCCATGGCAAAGGGACTGTGCAGACCATCATCAACCTGAATCGTGCCCTTACCGGAGGAGAACTCGAGCGGTACAAGCCGTTGGGGGCGATGAAAATTACCATCCAGAAGTTCTATCGGATCAGCGGCCAGTCCACCCAGATGGAAGGGGTGGTGCCGGATATCGTTCTTCCCGATCCTTTGGGCTATCTGAAGAGTGGGGAGCGTTACGCCGAATACGCCCTGGCCTGGGACTCGGTTTCCAGGGCAGAGTACAAACCCTGGTCACTGCATCCTGAAGTTGTCGAATCCCTGCGGGCCCACAGCAGAAAACGCCTTTCGGCCGATCCTCGTTATCTGCGTATCGCCGAGCAGGCCAGCCACAATGAAAACCGGAGCCAGAAGAGCCGCTATCCGCTTGTTCCCGACGGGCTCAGACGGGAATTGGACGAACTGAAGGCCCTGAGGGAGGAGGCCGCCGTCGAGCCGGAGGATTCCGAGGGCAAAGCTGCTGATCCGGCCTCCTGGAAGAAGGATCTCGTCGACGATTTCACGGTCACCGAGGCCGTGAGGATCCTCGGAGATCTGCTCGATTTCGAAAAGGAGTTGATACAACCCAGACAGGAGGTGGCAGGGACGGTATCCCCGTCCTGA
- a CDS encoding GNAT family N-acetyltransferase, which produces MQTVQSQDFSKDEPSFRQNLKVSDCLEIRKVTESTGFFYQEEVDIAVELVEERLAKGERSGYNFWIAELDGCVVGYTCFGPIACTRSSFDLFWIVVRGNVRGKGLGRKLLRLSEETVRKMGGTRLYIETSSRELYEPTRQFYLGNDYQEEARLKNFYAPGDDKVIYVKDLSKEERLSEK; this is translated from the coding sequence ATGCAAACAGTGCAATCCCAGGATTTTTCCAAGGACGAACCCTCTTTCCGGCAAAACTTGAAGGTATCCGATTGCCTGGAAATAAGAAAAGTGACGGAGTCGACCGGTTTTTTCTACCAGGAGGAAGTGGATATCGCTGTTGAACTGGTCGAGGAACGGCTGGCAAAAGGCGAGAGGAGCGGTTACAACTTCTGGATAGCGGAACTGGATGGCTGCGTGGTCGGCTATACCTGTTTCGGACCGATCGCCTGCACCCGGTCAAGTTTCGACCTCTTCTGGATAGTGGTGCGTGGAAACGTTCGCGGGAAGGGTTTGGGCAGAAAGCTGCTTCGCCTCAGTGAGGAGACGGTAAGAAAAATGGGAGGAACCAGGCTCTACATAGAAACCTCTTCCCGTGAACTTTATGAACCGACGCGCCAATTCTACCTTGGAAACGATTATCAGGAAGAAGCCCGCTTGAAAAATTTCTATGCACCGGGTGACGACAAGGTCATCTACGTCAAGGATCTTTCCAAGGAAGAACGGCTATCGGAAAAATGA
- a CDS encoding N-formylglutamate amidohydrolase, whose product MTGLEQHVMVSIPHSGLLCPSEISIEDLSEHQQTLAVNNVDWHTDSLYDFQDLLNNQQIKFPLSQVYINVNRHPDMLDEAVPLALDDFPIYRSGREPSESHRRFLLSKYHFGYHQSLAAQKKIFVFDGHSTVTGHTDASGDPVDADIIVSDFQASAFDPPGGIRTAPEGFLETYCDELEKRFHGTGIRIARNTTYTSTYGHVMAAHGWDGQGPRGRKAPLLLQETNEHLYIRNGIPDIYHLEEIRRIFAQSLVVMLTRMKSDLI is encoded by the coding sequence ATGACCGGACTCGAGCAGCATGTCATGGTATCCATTCCTCACTCGGGTCTTTTGTGCCCGAGTGAGATTTCGATTGAGGATCTTTCGGAACATCAACAGACCCTGGCAGTCAACAATGTGGACTGGCATACGGATTCACTCTATGATTTTCAGGATTTGTTAAACAACCAACAGATCAAATTTCCTCTCAGTCAAGTTTATATAAATGTCAATCGTCACCCGGACATGTTGGACGAGGCCGTTCCGCTTGCTTTGGACGATTTTCCCATCTATCGGTCCGGCCGTGAGCCGTCGGAAAGCCATCGCAGGTTCCTTCTTTCAAAATATCACTTCGGATACCATCAAAGTCTTGCGGCACAGAAGAAAATTTTCGTTTTCGACGGCCATTCGACCGTGACTGGCCATACCGATGCGTCAGGCGATCCAGTCGATGCCGATATCATCGTAAGCGATTTCCAGGCCAGCGCTTTTGACCCTCCTGGCGGAATCCGTACTGCCCCCGAAGGGTTTTTGGAAACTTATTGTGACGAGCTGGAAAAGAGGTTCCATGGAACAGGGATCAGGATAGCCCGGAACACCACCTACACTTCAACTTACGGTCACGTGATGGCGGCACACGGATGGGACGGCCAAGGCCCGCGTGGGAGAAAGGCTCCCCTTCTGCTTCAGGAAACGAATGAGCATTTGTACATTCGAAATGGTATCCCCGATATCTATCATTTAGAGGAAATCCGACGCATTTTTGCCCAATCTTTGGTCGTAATGCTCACACGCATGAAAAGCGATCTGATTTAA
- the gloA gene encoding lactoylglutathione lyase: MSDQTEFHIRHTMIRVLDLDRSLDFYTRVLGMKLLRKNDYPAGEFTLAFVGYGDEKSQSVIELTHNWGRKEPYTLGDGFGHIAIGARDIYGLCDKLKEAGGKVVREPGPMKHGTTHIAFVEDPDGYKIELIQVG, encoded by the coding sequence ATGTCCGACCAGACTGAATTTCATATCCGGCACACCATGATCAGGGTTCTCGACCTGGATCGCAGCCTTGACTTCTATACCCGGGTCCTCGGCATGAAACTGCTTCGAAAGAACGATTATCCTGCCGGCGAATTCACCTTGGCTTTCGTGGGCTACGGCGATGAGAAATCGCAGTCGGTGATCGAACTGACCCATAACTGGGGACGCAAAGAGCCTTACACGCTGGGAGACGGATTTGGCCACATCGCCATCGGTGCCAGGGACATCTATGGATTGTGCGACAAGCTGAAGGAGGCCGGCGGAAAAGTGGTGCGGGAGCCGGGACCGATGAAGCATGGCACGACCCACATTGCCTTTGTGGAAGACCCGGATGGATACAAGATCGAGTTGATCCAGGTGGGTTAA
- a CDS encoding DUF72 domain-containing protein has translation MGREIRIGTSGWVYKHWKGTYYPKEIPQGDWFGYYTRDFDTVEINNTFYRLPSPETFEHWREVAPKNFLYTFKASRYITHIKRLLDPESSLDKFLERAALAAESLGPILFQLPPRWKADPDRLENFLRALPKDLVKVFEFRNDSWHAEPIRKLLERYGIAFCIHDHRSIGECPDWVTADPVYLRFHGPAEAQYSGSYSDQVLEAQAQRILVWRKEGRSIFVYFNNDVDGHAVRNALTLKSMIGRRMD, from the coding sequence TTGGGCAGGGAAATCCGTATCGGCACATCAGGATGGGTCTACAAGCACTGGAAAGGGACCTACTATCCGAAGGAAATCCCCCAAGGGGACTGGTTCGGCTATTACACCCGCGACTTCGATACGGTCGAGATCAACAATACCTTTTATCGTCTCCCCAGCCCGGAAACTTTCGAACACTGGCGGGAGGTGGCGCCAAAAAACTTTCTCTACACCTTCAAGGCCAGCCGCTACATCACCCATATCAAACGGCTCCTGGACCCCGAGTCCTCCCTGGACAAGTTTCTCGAGCGGGCCGCTCTGGCCGCCGAAAGTCTCGGTCCGATCCTTTTTCAGCTTCCACCCCGCTGGAAGGCCGATCCGGATCGTCTGGAAAACTTCCTGCGGGCCCTGCCGAAAGACCTCGTCAAGGTTTTCGAATTCCGCAATGACAGCTGGCACGCGGAGCCCATCCGCAAACTCCTGGAACGGTACGGAATCGCCTTCTGCATCCACGACCACCGCTCCATCGGCGAGTGCCCCGACTGGGTGACCGCAGATCCCGTCTACCTGCGCTTTCACGGTCCTGCTGAAGCTCAGTACTCCGGCAGCTATTCGGATCAGGTCCTGGAGGCACAGGCGCAGCGTATTCTCGTCTGGCGAAAAGAGGGGCGAAGCATCTTCGTCTATTTCAACAACGACGTGGATGGACATGCTGTGCGCAACGCCCTGACCTTGAAATCGATGATCGGTCGCCGAATGGATTAA